CATGATCGTCCCTACAAATGAAATTGAAGCAGATAGCCTCAACGATTAGCGAGAAAATTTACCGTTCAAAGTCATATCGCGCTGAACGATTTCGCAGATTTCTTGCGGGCCACGACGTGGGTCTGTTACTTCCCAACGACAGCGACGGTCGTAAACACGGCGGTCTAAAAGACTCACACGGATCGTGTTGTAATCATCAGCGAAAGACAAGACAACCTCACGTCCATCGATCATGCAAACGCCCGGATCAAAATAGAAACCAGCCGATTCAACAGCACCTTTGCGAGTCACGTAAACCCATTTAAGGTCATTCATAGAAGACCGGCACTCTGGCATCACCAAGCTGTCGCCGCGAGCATCTTTATAAAGTAAAACAGGCTTATTGCCTTGGAATGTGATCGTCAATTGGCCACGGCGGCCTTCAAAAGATCCTGAGTACACGCCTTCTAATTTTTTAGCGCGAGAAAGATACTCATCAGGAACTTCACCGTTTTCAATTTTAACAGTTTTACAAGCGGCCAAAGCCATCGTTGCCAACAAAAGCAAAACAAAACGTTTCATAAAAAATCCCCCTTCTGTTCGATTATCCTGGAAGAATACCGATGACAACTTTTCTAGACCCTTAACGCCCTCGATCATAGTCTCAAAGGCCTTTAAAATGAATTAGAGCAGGATTACCATCTTAAAACGATTAACCAACATAATGGAAAACACACCACCATGCTTAAACTACTTTTGATCTCCAGTTTGGCGCTTTCCGCTCAAGCGAAAACGGCAAAGCCTGTTGTTCCTTCTTCTGCGATTCCAGAAAAAAGAGAATTCCCTCTTAATACGGACGTGAACCCTTGTGATGACTTTCACAAATACGTTTGTTCAAAAGCTGAAGCGGCGTTCAAGTTGCGCGACGACCGCAGCATTCACTTGTTTGCGTTCAGCGACTCTCGCGAGCGTCTTTTAGAAGTGAAAAAGAAATTCATGAAAGAACTTCCTCTAAAAAAAGATTTAGATCCGCGCACGGAACAAATTCGCGGCATGTATCTTTCTTGCATGAATGCTCCGGAAAGAGCGAAAGACGAAAAAGCCGTCGTCACAAAAATCACTCAGGAAGTTGAGAAAATTAAAACTCCTGAAGAGTTGATCCGCTACTCTCACGCCAATATGCCAAGGGGCTTGGGCAATATGGTTTCGCTTTGGGCGTCTCCGAACTTGGATGATCCAAAGAAAATGGATTCCATGCTTTATGCGAATTTCATGCTTCTTCCAGATCACAAATATTATGAACAACCGGAATTGCTGAAAGAGTATGAAAATCTTCTGACTGTATTCTTCCGAAATATTTATCCGCATATTAAAAAATCCGAAGCAAAAACCAAAGCGCAAAGCGTGATTGCTTTAGAAAAAGAGTTTATTAAAACATATCCTGTGACGGCAGTTCGCCACCAACGTTGGAGCGAAAAGCGAGTGAGCACGCAAGCAGACCTAGTAAAGAAATATCCAAATCTTCAACTGGGTTTGATCTTTGAGAAAGTTCCGCCGGAACTTGTTATCAACACTCCAATTCCAGAGGCTTTTGATTTCGTGAATGCGCAAATCACGACTCGTCCGTTGGAGGTTTGGAAAGATATTTATCTGTACAAAGCGTTGCAAGATCAGATGGACGACGCTTACCAAAAGTTTTTCAAAACAGGATTTAACTTTGAAAAGAAATTCTTTGGTGGCCCGCAAAAACGTCCGGATCGTCAAGAGCGCTGCACGAACGTCGCTACAGATCATTTTATGAAGGAACTTGATGCTGCTTTGGTTGATAAGGTGTTTCCGAACTTTGACGAAACAAAAATCAATGAAGTGGCTTCTCGCATCCGTCAAAGCATCTTGGATGGCTTGAGTGCAAACACATGGCTTTCTAAAGAAGGCAAAAAAGAAGCGATTGCAAAAATCAAAACAGCTCGCTTGCAACTCGTGAAACCTCATACAGACAAAGAGTGGGATTTCATGCCTCTTCGTACGTACTCGAAAAACAATTATGTGCAAAACGTGATGAAGTACAACGAAGCTCGCTGGGAAAAGACGATGAAAGAAGTCCGCGAACCTGCCAACCAAGATTCTTGGGGTATGGGACCGTTGACTGTGAATGCGTACTACAGCAGCAACGAAAACAAATTCGTTTTGCCTATCGGAATTTTGCAATATCCATTCTATGACAAAGACGGATCCGTGATTGAAAACCTAGGTGCTGTTGGTGCGGTGATCGGTCATGAATTGGGCCACAGTATTGATGACAGCGGCTCTAAATACGACTCTCAAGGTCGCTTGAAACAATGGATGACGACAAAAGACATCATGGAGTTCAATCTGCGCGGTCAAAAAATGATCGATCAATTCGCGAAGGCGGATCACGACGGAAAACTGACTTTGGGTGAAAACGTGGCGGATCTTGTAGGCCTCACGTTCGCTTACAATGCGGCTTTCCCGCAAGGTAAAGGCAGCATAGAAGATAAGAAAAAATTCTTCGTGGCTTACGGCAGACTATGGTGTTCCGTGACTCGCCCGGATTTCGATAAGCTGATGAGAAAAACCGATCCGCATGCCGCTGGTTGGGCTCGCATCAATGAGCAGGTGAAACATCAAGCCGCTTTCTCTGAAACATTCCAGTGCAAAGAAGGCGACAAAATGACCTTGCCTGAGAGCGAACGCGTCCACATTTGGTAATTTCCTTCCGAGGGACGCTCCTATTCAAGCGTCCCTCAAATCTTGGGCCTGGGCGGCATAAGTCCAGCTCCATTGCTTCGCAATTGCACCTCCTGCGCCTGGCGCGCATTTCCTTGCTGTCAATGCCTGCAAATGTTATGGTTAGTCTCTTGGCTGTGACGCAGGAGGAATCTGTGACAGTGAAGTTAGTAAACTTCGAATCAAAAACTGAAAACCCTCATTATGAGGGAGTCTACGACATTGCTCCCGTGGAGCTGCAAAAAATGATGACGAACGTAAAAATGATCGATGTTCGTCAACCGGAAGAATACGTCGGTGAGTTGGGTCACGTGCCTGGATCTGAACTTATCGTGCTGGACACTCTTCCCGATCACCTTTCTAAACTTCCCAAAGACCAAACGGTCGTCTTCATCTGCCGTAGCGGCGGTCGCTCTGCCAAAGCAACGGCTTATGCGATGATGAATGGACTGACTCACGTTTATAATATGCAAGGCGGAATGCTGCTATGGAATGACCTTCAGCTTCCGGTTGAAAGATAAGAGAACTATGCCTGGAAAAGTATTTGTAAATAGAACGTTGAATCTAAAAAAGATTCGCTACATCGGCGTCGACATGGACCACACTTTGGTTCGTTATAACAGTGAAAACTTTGAACGCCTTTCTCACACGACAATGATCGAAAAGTTGATCAAGCGCGGTTATCCTGAAGCTTTGCGCAAGCTCACTTTTGATTATAACTATGCGATCCGCGGACTTGTGATCGACCGTAAGATGGGAAATCTTTTGAAACTCAATCGCTACACGGCGATTCGTGCGAGCTACCATGGTTTAAAACCATTGGATTTCAAAAGCCATCAGAAGCTATACAAGTCGACTTACATTGATTTGAGTAACTCAGATTATTTGGCTGTCGATACGTCTTTCTCGATTTCTTTGGCGAACTTGATCGCGCAAATCGTTGAATTGAAAGATACGGATCTTGCGAACAAGTATCCTGAGTATTCGCAAATTGCGGATGACGTCTTGGATGCTTTGGATGAAGCTCACCGCGATGGCTCACTGAAAGAAGTCGTTAAAAAGAATTTGGATCATTACATCATCAAAGATCCACAATTGGTGGCAGGTCTTGAAAAGTTCCGTCGTCATGGGAAAAAGATTTTCGTGTTAACGAACTCTGATTTCCACTACACGAAATTGCTTTTGGATTACGCGATTCAACCTTTCTTGAAAGAGCACAAATCTTGGCAAGATCTGTTTGAGATCGTGATCACTTTTGCTTCTAAGCCTAAGTTCTTCTATGAAAATCAAAAATATCTTCGCGTGAATCCTGCCGATGGCACGATGACGAATATGGAAGGCAAGCTGACTCCGGGGATCTATCAAGGCGGAAACGCAAAGAAATTCACGAACGATCTTGATTTGGCTGGGGACGACATCCTGTACATCGGCGACCATATCTACGGCGACATCCTGCGCTTGAAAAAGGATTGTAACTGGAGAACCGCGATGGTGATCGAAGAACTCGACATCGAGGTGGACAACAACAAAAAGGCTGAGCCTATCAATCAGGAAATCGAAGTCTTGATGAAAAAGAAAGAGCCTCTTGAAGACGAACTGACTGAGATCATGACCCGCAAAATTGAAAAAGCAGCGGATATTAATGAGTCACAAATCGAAACTCTGCAAAAATCAATTTCAGAGATTGATGCGCAAATCAGTCAGCTTATTAAAAAGCAACAGTCGATGTACAACGGCAACTGGGGTCAGTTGATGAGAGCCGGTAATGAAGAAAGTTATTTCGCT
This region of Bdellovibrio sp. BCCA genomic DNA includes:
- a CDS encoding M13 family metallopeptidase, translating into MLKLLLISSLALSAQAKTAKPVVPSSAIPEKREFPLNTDVNPCDDFHKYVCSKAEAAFKLRDDRSIHLFAFSDSRERLLEVKKKFMKELPLKKDLDPRTEQIRGMYLSCMNAPERAKDEKAVVTKITQEVEKIKTPEELIRYSHANMPRGLGNMVSLWASPNLDDPKKMDSMLYANFMLLPDHKYYEQPELLKEYENLLTVFFRNIYPHIKKSEAKTKAQSVIALEKEFIKTYPVTAVRHQRWSEKRVSTQADLVKKYPNLQLGLIFEKVPPELVINTPIPEAFDFVNAQITTRPLEVWKDIYLYKALQDQMDDAYQKFFKTGFNFEKKFFGGPQKRPDRQERCTNVATDHFMKELDAALVDKVFPNFDETKINEVASRIRQSILDGLSANTWLSKEGKKEAIAKIKTARLQLVKPHTDKEWDFMPLRTYSKNNYVQNVMKYNEARWEKTMKEVREPANQDSWGMGPLTVNAYYSSNENKFVLPIGILQYPFYDKDGSVIENLGAVGAVIGHELGHSIDDSGSKYDSQGRLKQWMTTKDIMEFNLRGQKMIDQFAKADHDGKLTLGENVADLVGLTFAYNAAFPQGKGSIEDKKKFFVAYGRLWCSVTRPDFDKLMRKTDPHAAGWARINEQVKHQAAFSETFQCKEGDKMTLPESERVHIW
- a CDS encoding rhodanese-like domain-containing protein; this encodes MTVKLVNFESKTENPHYEGVYDIAPVELQKMMTNVKMIDVRQPEEYVGELGHVPGSELIVLDTLPDHLSKLPKDQTVVFICRSGGRSAKATAYAMMNGLTHVYNMQGGMLLWNDLQLPVER
- a CDS encoding HAD-IG family 5'-nucleotidase, which produces MPGKVFVNRTLNLKKIRYIGVDMDHTLVRYNSENFERLSHTTMIEKLIKRGYPEALRKLTFDYNYAIRGLVIDRKMGNLLKLNRYTAIRASYHGLKPLDFKSHQKLYKSTYIDLSNSDYLAVDTSFSISLANLIAQIVELKDTDLANKYPEYSQIADDVLDALDEAHRDGSLKEVVKKNLDHYIIKDPQLVAGLEKFRRHGKKIFVLTNSDFHYTKLLLDYAIQPFLKEHKSWQDLFEIVITFASKPKFFYENQKYLRVNPADGTMTNMEGKLTPGIYQGGNAKKFTNDLDLAGDDILYIGDHIYGDILRLKKDCNWRTAMVIEELDIEVDNNKKAEPINQEIEVLMKKKEPLEDELTEIMTRKIEKAADINESQIETLQKSISEIDAQISQLIKKQQSMYNGNWGQLMRAGNEESYFAYQLDRYACVYMEKLADLLDLSPRTYFRAPRRPLAHEIY